From Camelina sativa cultivar DH55 chromosome 7, Cs, whole genome shotgun sequence, one genomic window encodes:
- the LOC104701627 gene encoding alpha-amylase 3, chloroplastic — protein sequence MSTVPIESLLHHSHLRHSSRTYRGTRSFSPCSLNLRSRFTSSNKQLVLNSSIGSATSALGFRSSNSVAVRASSSDTAVVETSQSESDDVVFKENFPVQRIDKAEGKIYVRLKQVKENDWELSVGCSIPGKWILHWGVSYVGDTGSEWDQPPEDMRPPGSFAIKDYAIETPLEKLSEGDFEVTINLNLESSVAALNFVLKDEETGAWYQHKGRDFKVPLVDDVPDNGNLIGAKKGFGAIGQLSNIPLKQEKSGAEVEKESNSSSDSTIERKGLQEFYEEMPISKRVADDNSVSVTARKCPETSKNIVSIETDLPGDVTVHWGVCKNGSKRWEIPSEPYPEETLLFKNKALRTRLQRKDDGTGSFGLFSLDGKLEGLCFVLKLNENTWLNYRGEDFYVPFLTSSSSPVETEAAQVSEHTPKTDKEVSASGFTDEIITEIRNLAIDISHHKNQKTNVKEVQENILQEIEKLAAEAYSIFRSTTPTFTEESILESEDEKPEIKISSGTGSGFEILCQGFNWESHKSGRWYLELQEKAKELASLGFTVLWLPPPTESVSPEGYMPKDLYNLNSRYGTIDELKDTVRKFHKVGIKVLGDAVLNHRCAHFKNQNGVWNLFGGRLNWDDRAVVADDPHFQGRGNKSSGDNFHAAPNIDHSQDFVRKDIKEWLCWMREEVGYDGWRLDFVRGFWGGYVKDYMDASKPYFAVGEYWDSLSYTYGEMDYNQDAHRQRIVDWINATSGAAGAFDVTTKGILHAALQKCEYWRLSDPKGKPPGVVGWWPSRAVTFIENHDTGSTQGHWRFPEGKEMQGYAYILTHPGTPAVFFDHIFSDYHSEIASLLSLRNRQKLHCRSEVNIDKSERDVYAAIIDDKVAMKIGPGHYEPPNGSKNWSVAVEGRDYKVWESS from the exons GCCGTCGTGGAAACCTCTCAATCGGAATCGGATGATGTAGTTTTCAAGGAAAATTTCCCTGTTCAGCGAATCGACAAG GCAGAAGGAAAGATTTATGTACGATTGAAACAAGTTAAAGAGAATGATTGGGAGCTGAGTGTTGGATGTAGTATTCCTGGGAAATGGATTTTGCATTGGGGAGTTTCATATGTGGGTGATACTGGAAG TGAATGGGATCAACCTCCGGAAGatatgagacctcctggttcaTTTGCCATCAAG GACTATGCTATAGAGACACCTTTGGAGAAGTTATCCGAAGGAGATTTTGAAGTTACTATTAATCTGAATCTGGAAAGCTCAGTAGCAgctctcaattttgttttgaag GACGAAGAAACTGGGGCATGGTATCAGCACAAAGGGAGAGATTTTAAGGTTCCTCTTGTGGATGATGTTCCTGATAACGGAAATTTGATCGGAGCAAAGAAAGGGTTTG GTGCCATTGGGCAGCTTTCAAACATACCTCTCAAACAAGAGAAATCTGGTGCAGAAGTTGAAAAAGAGAGCAATAGCTCATCCGATTCTACGATAGAAAGGAAAGGTCTTCAAGAGTTTTACGAGGAGATGCCAATTAGTAAACGTGTTGCCGATGATAACTCAGTCAGTGTCACTGCAAGGAAATGCCCTGAAACATCTAAGAACATTGTATCAATTGAAACCGATTTACCGGGTGATGTTACTGTCCACTGGGGAGTTTGCAAAAACGGCAGCAAAAGATGGGAAATTCCATCTGAACCTTACCCCGAAGAAACATTGTTGTTTAAGAACAAGGCATTACGAACTCGTTTACAG CGAAAAGACGATGGAACTGGATCGTTTGGATTATTCTCTCTGGATGGAAAGCTTGAAGGgttatgttttgttcttaagTTAAATGAAAATACTTGGCTAAATTATAGGGGGGAAGACTTCTACGTCCCTTTCCTTACTTCAAGTAGCTCGCCCGTTGAAACTGAAGCTGCTCAAGTGAGTGAACACACACCAAAAACAGATAAAGAAGTGTCTGCTAGTGGATTTACTGATGAAATCATCACTGAGATTAGGAACTTGGCCATTGACATTTCCCATCATAAGAATCAGAAGACAAACGTAAAAGAAGTGCAGGAAAACATTCTGCAAGAAATTGAGAAACTGGCTGCGGAGGCATACAGCATATTTAGAAGCACAACTCCAACTTTTACCGAGGAAAGTATTTTAGAATCAGAGGATGAAAAGCCTGAAATTAAAATCTCCTCAGGAACCGGCTCCGGATTTGAGATATTATGCCAGGGATTCAACTGGGAGTCCCATAAATCAGGGAGATGGTACTTGGAACTTCAAGAAAAAGCCAAGGAGTTAGCTTCACTTGGATTCACCGTTCTTTGGTTACCTCCACCGACAGAATCTGTGTCACCTGAAGGGTACATGCCTAAAGACCTGTATAACTTGAATTCCAG ATATGGAACTATTGATGAGCTAAAAGATACTGTGAGGAAATTTCACAAGGTTGGGATCAAAGTTTTAGGTGATGCTGTTTTGAATCACCGCTGTGCACACTTCAAGAATCAAAATGGTGTATGGAATTTATTTGGAGGACGTTTGAACTGGGATGATAGGGCAGTAGTTGCAGATGACCCTCATTTTCAG GGTAGAGGAAACAAGAGCAGTGGAGATAATTTCCATGCTGCACCAAACATAGATCACTCACAGGACTTTGTTAGAAAGGATATTAAGGAGTGGCTATGCTGGATGAG AGAAGAAGTTGGGTATGATGGATGGAGGCTTGATTTTGTAAGAGGGTTTTGGGGAGGTTATGTGAAAGACTATATGGATGCTAGCAAACCGTACTTTGCTGTTGGTGAATATTGGGACTCCTTAAGTTACACGTATGGAGAAATGGACTACAATCAAGACGCACATCGTCAGAGGATTGTTGACTGGATTAATGCAACTAGTGGAGCTGCTGGTGCTTTTGATGTCACAACCAAAGGAATTCTTCATGCG GCTCTTCAAAAATGTGAGTATTGGAGACTCTCAGATCCAAAAGGGAAGCCTCCAGGTGTAGTTGGATGGTGGCCTTCTCGTGCTGTAACATTCATAGAGAATCATGACACTGGCTCTACTCAG GGCCATTGGAGATTTCCAGAGGGGAAAGAAATGCAAGGATATGCTTACATCTTGACTCATCCAGGAACACCGGCTGTTTTCTTCGACCATATCTTCTCAGATTATCATTCCGAGattgcttctcttctctctctcaggaACAGACAGAAGCTCCACTGTAGGAGTGAG GTGAATATAGacaagagtgagagagatgTCTATGCAGCTATAATAGATGATAAGGTTGCAATGAAGATTGGACCAGGGCATTACGAACCACCAAACGGATCCAAAAACTGGTCTGTAGCTGTCGAAGGCAGAGACTACAAGGTGTGGGAATCATCGTAA